Within the Candidatus Acidiferrales bacterium genome, the region CGATGCGCTGCTCGGATTATTCTCATTGTATAAGGCAATATAAAAGGCGTTCAACTCCGCTCTTGCCGCCAGCGATGTGTTCGGGTTATACGTGATGATATCGCTATTAACTCCCTTTGCAGAATCTATCTGACCCTGCTTCAGATATAGGTATGAAAGGAGGATTACTTGCTCATTGCCTGCCTGTCTGGAAAGAGACTTGAAATAACGAATTAAGTCCGGCGTGGTCTCGCTGTTGGCACAATTGTAAAGGTCGACATATGCGGCTTGATTTTCGGGATGTCTATCGAGATACGACATAAAGAAATCCTTTGCTTCATTGAACTTGCCATTGGCGCGAAGTTCAACCCCTTGAAGGAGTGGATCGACCGGTGATGAACTGACACTCTCGGAGTTCGTAGCTGTCAATGTCCGATCTAAGGAATTTGCAGAAGAGACCGACTCCGAAGTCGAGGCGTTGGCTACTCCCTTCGACTGGACGGATGGAAGAGGTATTCCCGTCCAAGGATCGGTCGGAAGTGGATTGGTATAAATGACGCTTGACCCGGATCCGAGCATAAATGTTCCGGAGGGATTGGGATAGACTCCCCAATAGTTTTGATATGCGCTAAGAGCGGGAGGCCCCGAAGTAAAGTAGATATTCCAGGTGTTTCCATAAAGACTGTTGAACCCCTCATCCGACTCCGGTCCCCCAAGCGAGGGCCAGCTGGATCCGGTAGCGTAAACGCCATAATAGCATCCCGTGATGCGGTTGTTCATATATGGAGGATTAAACGGGTTCCAGTAAAGCCAAGGTGATGAGCTGGACACGGCTTCAACGCCGTAACGAAAATTACGGATATCATTCTGCCAGAAGTTGCCGCCAGAACCGCCCTGACAGACGACACCTGCGCTCGATCCTTGGCTCTTGTTCCTGTAAACCTGATTCTGGAAACAATTAAACGATGCGGCATAGAACTTCAAGCTGGACAAAGCATTCACTACTATGTTTCCCTGGATCGTGCCGTTCGCATTGTAGGCGTATATCCCATAGTTTGGTGGAGTATCGAGCATGGAATTCTCGACGGTGATATTGGAACAGTTATAAATCTCAACATCCCCTTGGCTTTCATATATACCGCTCAGGATCGAACCGTTTGCACCGGAACCGTTGAAGTAGATTCCGCCAGCGCCAGGAAAGGTGAACGTAATGGGATCGCTCCAGTCTGTACCTCCAACTGCTATGAGCGTACCATTCACGGTGAGCCAGGCAGCGGAGGTGAATTGCACTGTTGTGCCCGGCATTATTGCTAGAACTTTTCCGCTTGGTATGGTGTAGGTGGAGTTTTCAGTGATAGTTTTGTTGCCATTTGTGCCCCAGATGGTCATATTAATAAGATCGTTTATTATTGGCTGCCCCTTAGGCGATCCCCAACCTGTACAAAGATCAAATCCTGGTTCGGCATTAAATAAGTTGTTGTTGCCGCTTGTGACATCGTGAAAGACGGATGAGTAGAACGACGATTCACCCAACGAATAGATGGCCGGATTTACGAAACCGACTGGAGGATCACCACTAGCGGCGGCTTGCTGATTGACCAGAGCGGCAAAACCAGCCCAGAGAGGAGCGGCGAAGCTTGTGCCTCCACCAGTGTCGTCATGACAGTAGTAGAAATAAATATTTGATGCCGTGAGCGCAACATCGGGTGTGTTTCTCCTATTGCTTGAACCGCCGTTTTGGACCATGGATACACCCTCCTGCCAATACGGGATGGCGTAGGCACTGCTTGTCCCGCCGGTACTTCCCTTTTCGCCATAATTCCAAACGGATTCTGAAACGTATGAGCCACCGGGGCCTGAAGTAGTCAGACACGTACCCCCGACATCCGTGAGATAGGGATCGTCATTCGGAAATACCATCTGACCAGGGTAGAGGCCATCGTCGTCTCCGGAAGCCGCAAAGAATGATTGTCCCTGAGAAATCATTTTCTGAAGATACTGGTCATAAGGATTGTACAAAAACTGGCCCTGGTTGTTGTAGACCCCTTCGTACGGCGCGCCCCATGAGCAGCTGAACTGTTTGATCGCCGTGTTGTTTGCCATGGCGGCCAGCATGTCATCCCAAGCTGTCGCCGTGCTGTTGTCAGAGTCTGGAGATTCTTCGTACACTGTTATCTTGGCGTTTGGTGCCATGGCCATGACCATTTCGATATCTAAAGCCACCTCTGCCATGTAACTCGAATCTTTAAAGGGTCCCCATGGTATTGGGATTCCATTGAATCCGTCCACCAATACAGTAGACAGACTTGGATATGGCAATCCTTCGTTGTATGCATACGCGTTAACGTCGCTGGAATTGAACCCGTCAAACTCCACGAGCCCGACAGTCTGACCCTGACCATTGAGGGTAACATTCGGGAGATACGCCGCTCTCAAGTCCGTGGCAGTGAAAGATCCGCCCATGCCGGAACCTGTACCTGATCTTGCATTTTGTGTATTCGTGACGCGTCCGAAATTCTTAATTCGTGGCCGAGGAGCATAATAGTTGTCTAACCCGCTGATGTGTAAGATTGGCACCGAAAGGTTCAGCGTTGGCTCCACGTCCGGTGCAAAGAAGGTACGGTTCTCGGTTGGGTGACGGTAAACGTTCAGCTTGACATTTAATGCTTTTTCAATTGCGGTCACCGTCCCGCTTACATCCAGAAGCATATTGTCGGAGTGAGTACCGACTATAGTCAGCCCATTTTCTTTCGCGAACGTCATGACAGCCTGATAATCCTGCCTAGTGGGGCCGAATCGGGAAGTAAATTGCTCGGGAGTCAGATATTGGTGGTAATTTGGACTCGTCGGATCGTAGAGTTGTCGCAGCAAAGTATTGAGCGCATCCTGGTTGCGTAGTGGCAGCATGATTGCAAGGTGCAGAACCTTTGTTTGGTTCAGTCGCTCCATGGGACTGAGGCCTAGCCTCAAAATTCCCGCAGGCACACAGCCGCGGACTACCTGTTGTGCCTCAGCATTGATGAAAACACCAAATTGGCAAAGCATAAACACGGATATTAGAAACCAGAATCTTATTGTTACCTTATGCATTTGGATTTCCTTTCAGATTTTTGAGTTGATAGAACCATTTGGATGATTATCTGCGGCGGATAGAAAGGCGCACATATCCATGACAGAGGGACAAGGGACAATAGGCTGATTTGTTTGCCCTTCTGCCACGAGAGACGCTCTCGATGCCGCCTTCGGTCATATGAACGTTTTCATGCCACTTCTCCTTTCCCCATGTCTGAAGATATTTGAGCTTCGGCACCTCCCATGTGGAAATGCTTCGATTCGGCCAGAGAGACAGGCCGCGATTGAATGCAAGGGAGTGTCGAGTGTGACGAAATTTATATATGCCACGAGCAAGCGAAGAGAAAAATGTAGTAAAAACTGGGATTATCGATCTGGCCAGTAGACATTGCATCCTCCATTGAATTAATCGCCTGATTGGATGCTTCATCGCTGCGCGGACTGTGAAAGCGAGATCGGATATTTATTCGTGCTCCTCCCATATTCTTTTTCCTCCGACTAGCCTGTCGCCATGCAGTTGTTCTGCAATTCATAGGCACTCAGTCAATCATACGTAGAATTCTCCAACGCTGGTGCGAAGAAATGAACGCCCTACTCTCAAGACGCTGACTTCAGAAAGGATCGCAACTCTTGACCGGCGATCTTCACATCACTCTCATCTGCGTTGTCGAGTCTGCGCATGCATTAGTCAAAGTGTAATTGATAACTCAGTCCAAGAAACTCGCTTGTTCCATGGACGTACACAAAATCCGAAATAACCGACTCGTTCTTAATATGATATTAGGTTTCCAAAATTTCAAGATTCCCTGAAAATATTTTTAGGCGAACTGCCGTCACAACGTGTGCAGGTGATAAGCGAATGATCCTGTAAAAGAATGGAGGTCTGAGCGTGGAAGAGCTCAGACCTCAAACGAAGTTTCGGTGCTTCCGCTATTTCATCAACGACATTTTCTTTACTTGATTGATGCCGGGAGCAATCAAGTGATAGAGGTAAACACCACTTCCGAGTCGTAAACCATCAAAGTTCGCAAAGTGAATGCCCGTCTCCTGGTTTTCATTCACAAGCGTAACGACTTCTCTGCCAAGGATGTCATACACTTTTAGCGTTACGTACCCACCCTTTGGCAAATTGTACTCGATTCTTGTGGTCGGGTTGAACGGATTGGGAAAGTTATTCAACAATCCAAATTCAACGGGCGAGGTCACCTTAGCATTTTGAGACACATCGGTGTTCGGAACCGTTGGTTGAATCTTTCCGCTTAGCACCTCACTGTGCCACGTAAGGTTATCTGTCGGATACTTTGCCTTGAGTTGACTCCAGTATCTTCCCGACATCGCATTATCGTTAAGTTCAACGCGGTAGAGATAGCCGAGGTTGAACAAAGCATCTCTGCAGACAACTCCGTCATTAGAAAAGTTGGACAACAACGTGCTGTAATTGGAAATGGCTGCATCATATTCCCCGGCAGAGATGAGGAAGAGGCTTTCCAGCTCAAGTGCTTTCGCGTAAAGAGGATCCTTCGTTGAGAGCCCCGGGTAAACCTGCTTGACGAGAAAACCTGAAAAGTCTGTCCGGTTCGCCGACCTGTAGCACTCGGCAAGTTGTTCTAACTCATATATCCTCTTCTGACTGTCTGTCTCAAGCGTGAACTTCGAAGCATACTGCGCAATTGCATCATCAAACTTGCCAGAAACTAAGCTTTTGAATGCATCGGCGAGACCGGCATCCATGAATGTCGCATCTGCATTGAAGGATTGGTCCTGGCTATTCGTTGTCGAAGTAGCGGCCAAGGTCCCAGAGGGTGAAACTCTCTGAGAGACGCTTACCAAAGATGGAGCATTCGCTTGATCAGTTTGTCTTCCCGAATTCGGATCGGACGAAAGCGGATTTGAAGCGTCCAGTGACGAAGTCCCGTCAACATAATATAAGGGAGCTGGTGGATGTCCGACCCAATAATTGTACTCCGCCGACACGTGGCTGCCGTACACGGCTACTACGCACAGTGAACTGTTGCCGGTAACGCTGTTCAGTCCGGGCGGCGATGATCCCATATAGACGTTGCTGGAACTTGCCACGACTCCGTTTGAAGAGTTGTTTCGCAGAACATTATGCCCGGGGTCGTTGTACTGGTCGGAAAGGTGAGCAGGGCTGTTGGATTCGCAATCGATTCCCTGGTTCCCATTGTTCGACATGGTGCAACAGTAAATATATGGAGTCGAACCGGTAACACAGTTGATGCCATCCCGCCCGTTATACTTGATGGTATTGAACTGCACCCACCTCGGCGATGAATTGTACATGATTATCCCGTCGGATGAATTTGACGTGATTGAGTTGTTGTCGATCTGAGGTATATTGAGAGTCGTGCTTGCGTTGTTTAGATAGATCCCGAACGTATTCGCCGTGATGGTACAGTATTCGATATCCGGTACGGTATTGTTTCCATACACCCCGCGGTAAGCGTGCTCTATCGTAGCATACCTAATGTAAGCATTCGGATAACAGCTTGAGCAGCCGTTCACTGTTATACCGTTCTGTGTCGACGAGTTCGGCGAGCCGAAGTCAAATGTTATCGGGCTCGAAGCAGTGCCCGCGACATTCAGGGCGCCATTGACAATCAGTGACGCACCATTTGAAAATGTCACATGTGTGCCTGGTAAAACCAAGAGACTAACTCCTGATGGGACGGTAAAATTCGAACTAATATTGACGGTCCCAGCCCACACGCTGGCGGTAATGGCGTTGATCAAGTTTTGTCCGTACGGAGTTCCCCAGCCTGTGCAGAGATCGTACCCGGACACCGCGGAGAATTTCCCGGAACTACCCGGCCATGCATTATTACCTGTCGCAATATCATGGAAACCACCGAGCGACGCATTGTTCGCTCCAATCCAATAAGCGGAAGGATTGATAAAACCGACGTACTCGCCGCCGTTTGCGGCAAGCTGCTGGTTCACGAGAGCGGTGAATCCTGCCCAGAGCGGCGCAGCGCAGCTCGTCCCTCCTTGATCTGGGATATCCACACCGTCAACGTACTCGTAAACGCTGTCTGCAACTAAAGCGACATCAGGCACATTACGTTTCGTTGTAGATCCCTGATTATTTGACATATTGACACCTTGCTGCCAACTTGGAATAGAGTACAGAAGAGATGATCCTCCGCTGCTTCCCACAAAAGCGTAACGGTAATACTGATATGTGTTGGTGTTCCAGACAGTTTCCGACACATAGGAGCCTCCCGGTGCGCTCAAAGTCAGATGAGTTCCGCCTACTTGAGTGATGTAGGGATCTGAAGATGGAAAAGTGAAATAGGATTTAACCGTATCTCCTCCGCTTATCCAAGTGGAATTGATTATGGCATCCTCGTCTCCGGAAGCGTTGAAGAACGACTGCCCCTGAGCGGCCATTTGCTGGAAGCTTTGATCAGCTACCTGAACGACGCTGTCAGGATAGAGTCCCCAAGAACAACTCAACTGCATAGCAGCATCATCTGTGGCCATCCGGTTAAGAACATGCTCGAAGTGTTGAAATACATCTCCATATGGCGATGTTTCGTAAACGATTACTTTGGACAATGCAGGGGCCATCGCGATAGCCATTTCAATGTCTAAAGTCACTTCTTCTTCCCCGGTCCAATAGGGTATCACATTGCCGTCGAATCCGTCGAGCAACACAGTGTCCAACATGACCGCAGATAGGCCGGTTTTACTTTCATATGTCGAGACGTCGCTGGCATAGTACCCGTCGAATTGCAGTAATCCGACCGCTTGTCCTGACCCTTTGAGTGACACGCCGGGTGCATAGGCCGCACGGAAGTCCTTCGAATCGTATCCATAGCCTGGTCCAGATCCATTATTTGTCGACGGAGAAGGGTTTTGGCTGGTTGGTGAATTCGTTTTTGTGCGTGTTGCAATAAATGCGTAATCACTCAGGCCTCCAATAGACAACACCGGGGTTGCCAAGTCGAATGAAGGGTCCCTGTCTGGTGCATAAAAATTGCGTGATTTAATCGGGTGTTTATAGACAAGCATCTGCACATGAAGAGCCTTCTCAATATCACGAACCGTCGCGCTCACATCGAGCAACATGCGATTGGGATATGTATTTGTCACAGTGAACCCATTTCTTTGAGCGAAAGCAATGACAGACTGGTAATCCGCTTGCGTTGGACCAAACTGGCCCGTGAACTGTTCTGGGCTCAACCAGTGACGAAAGTTCTGACTGGTTGGATCGTAAAGTTCACGAAGAAGATCGAAGAGACCCTGCTGGTTTCGTAGCGGGAGGCCGATAGTAAGCTCTAGGTGCTTCGTGCTATCTAATTGAGCAATCGGATGCAGTCCAAACCTCGCGATATCCCGAGGAACATGCCCATGCAGTACCTGCTGGCCCATGGTGTCGATTGAGAAACCGATCTGGAGCAATAGGAAAGCCGTAATCGACAACCATAATCTTGATATGATCTTTTTCATTATTTTCCCTTTCGAAGCTTTGAATTTTGACAATTAGTTCATTAATTATTTAAGGCAAATAAAAAGGCACACCTATCCGCCTCAGGCGGATCAGCAGCGTGAGCCGATTTATTTACTGTTTCTGCTATGGGCGGCGCTGCTACGCCGCCTGTAGTTAAATGAATTTCAGCATATTTATACTCCTCTCTCCCACTGCCCCAAGTTACTCATGCGGTCTGAATGACGTTCGGTTTGTTTGAAATGACAAAACCAGGAGGGACTGTAAACGATAGTTATAATGACTCTGGAAGAATTCCCTGAGGACAAGTGTTGATAGCACACAACCCACACCTTGTTTACGTTTAGCCGACAAAACTTTTAGAACAGTGCAGATTCAACAAACTCCATGCCACCCCTGATATGAGGTTTCCATATTGTTTTACGATGCAGGAAATTATTTTGGGAAAAAGATTTCTCACTTGCGTGGGCAAACGATTGCCCAAACCGCATTGCACACTTTATACTTTTCACGATTGTATTCGACTCTTTGAACTGTTTCTTAAACTTGTGTTCCCAAGTGACGCTTGAGTTACAACCGCAGGTTTCCACCAGATCAACAAGAGCCAGATGAACTACCAACCGTGAAGAGAGATCTTTCTGGATTTTTATGCTCATTGGTCATTGGTATGGTTGATCACACGGCAGGAGTACGAGCATTGAGACGTTCTACGCTCTTCGACCGGAAATCGAAAGAGAAGTCTTATTGCAACATGTCCGTTGCTATGGCGTTAGAGATCTCAGCATCCCAAATGAAGAGGAGTGCGCTATAAGACACGAAGATGCCCGATCTCCAAAATGAGACCGGGCATCAAACGAGATTACTTTGATTGCAATGTAGCTACTTTGTTAGCAGCATCTTCTTAACTTGACTAATACCAGGTGCAGTCAAGCGATAGAAGTAAACGCCGCTCGCAAGTCGCGAACCATCAAAGTTCGCAAAGTGGATTCCAATTTCCTGATTTTCGTTTACAAGAGTTGCCACCTCTCTGCCGAGAATGTCATAGATCTTCAGGGTTACGTGCCCACTCTTTGACAGATTGTAGGGTATCCTCGTCGTTGGGTTGAATGGATTTGGATAATTTGACATCAAGCCAGCTTGCATCTGCTGGCTGATGATGGCACTCGAATCCGCAACGGCTGAACTTGCTGCAGCTTGACTTGTATCGCAACTATTGAGAAGGTATTTCGCAAACTGAAGCAGATCATCGTTTGGATAAGCATCCTGCAATTGGGCGAAACATATCTTAGCCTTGGAGACTTCATGCAGAGAGTTGAGATACAAGAAACCAAGATCGAAAAGTGCATGCTTGTATGTCTCTTTATTGCCTTTGAAGTCTCTCAATATCCCCTGGAGATTAGTCGCCATTGCATTGTAGTTTCCGTTGTCAAACAAGGTCTCGTTTTCAAATTCAATCAAGAGAGCTTGAAGATCACTCTTCGGTGTCGTCAACGGCGCGACGGTTGAATTCAAATAGGCATTGAACTGTTCTTTTCTGTTGAGGCTACGGAAGCACTCATCCAGTTTTCTTAGTGCATACCGTCCTCTGACTGTGTTGCCTTCTTGGCTGAATATCACTTCATATCCTGCAATCGCTTCGTCATACTTCCCCTGGAATCCTAGCACAAGTAGCTGCCCAAGAGCATCGTCCGTTGTCGAGGAATCTGCACCTTGAGTCACCGACTTTACGCCGTTTGGGCTTTTTTGCTGCATATTTCCACTAATGAGATTCCCCGGAGTAGCTTTGGAGCTACTGCTGTTCAACGATGCATTAGGATCGGAACCTGTCAAAGGATAATTTGAATAAACCGTGGTTCCCGTCGCACTCACTTTGGGAGATATGTTGTTCCACCAGTTGATCTGCGCCCATATAGTGCCGTCATAAACGGCACTTATGTCACAGCTCGGATTCTGTTTGAAACTGTTGTATCCACCGTAGCTGCTATTTTGCCCTAAGAACACACTACTTCCGTAACCTGCGCTGATACCGCAACTACTGCAATTCATCAGAGTGTTGTGTCCCTGGAGAGGATAACCATTATGGTTTGAGTCGACGTATGCTAAATACGCTGGGCATTGATAGCAATTGAGCCCGCAGGGATTACCGGACATAGTGTTGCCCACCAATATCGGCGCGTAACTGCTGCTTGGCGAGTTATAGCAGTAGACACCGGAGCTCCCATTGCTCGTGATCTTGTTGGTGTCCATATAGAATGTTGAGCGGTATGCCGCGATGCCGTAGCTCGAGTTGTTTTGAATCGTGTTATGGGCAATCAAATTATGGCCGTTGACTCCGTTCAAAGAAACGCTTATGCCCGTCGTATTATTCAAGATGGTGCAGTAATTAATTGACGGCAGAGATCCGCTGCAATTAACTGCGGTCGTCGCGTGCTGGATGCTGTCGTAGCTAAGCGTTCCGTAGCTGCCAGAGTTGAATGTGATACCGTTCCATGTGCCTGACGAACTGCTTCGGTCGAGCATGATCGGGCTTGACGAAGTGCCTACGGCATTCAAGGTACCGTTTACCGTAAGTCCGGCGCCACTTGCGAAAGTCACCTCAGTACCTGAAGAGATAGTCAGTTTCACTCCGCTATTAACGGTTACGGTACCTGAAACGTTGACCGAGCCGCTCCATATTGTGTCGCTGGAAATAGTTCCTGAAAACGACTCGAATTTAGAAAAGTTGATCGAGTACGGCGCAGCGCTACCGGTTGTCCAAGTCGCAATGGGGAAGGTGATTTCTCCAAAATTTGGATCTAACGCCGGAAGACTCGGCCCCGTCCCGGTCCCAAGATTAATGACCTGTGTCCATGATCCCAGGGAGTTTATGGGCCTTACGCATTCCCCGATGTGACTTCCCATCTGGAAGAGAAGGATTTCCCTCTCATTGCTGTTCGTATAGAACATCAAAGTCGGGCTCGACAGGTAATCGGAGCCATGTGTGAACTGCGTAGTGCTCCAGTTTACTCCGTCGTCGGTGCTTTCGCTGTAGTAGACAGTATGATTAGATGTGTTCGCCCATGCTATTCCAATCGCATCATCGTCGGCTTCATAGGCGATGCAGGGAGTTGTTGAGGAAGAACTGTTTGGGACAACAACGGGGGCACTCCAGCCATTGAACATTCCACCAGAAGTAGGAGGTGTAGAGAGACTTATGAAGCGAATCGAGCTTCCCCCAGTTGAGTAGGCGGCATAGTACACGCCCTCCGCACAACAAACTATCGAGGGAAACTGTGGATTTGTGCCAAGGCTGTTGTCCGCGAAGATTGCAGGGGCACTCCCCGTTCCTGGGTTTGTCTGGGCAGCAAAGTTGTTACCGCCTTCGGACCAAAGGACCACGACATTGCCACTGATTTGATCGGCAGCAATGACAGGGCTTGAATGCTGCGGATCCAAAGAAGCTAAAGGGGTACTCCCGCTCAAGTTGACTGGCGTGCTCCATGTTGTGCCGCCATCAGTTGATCTTGAACTGTAAACCATCCAGTAATTGTTAGAGCCTTGAGCCTCTTCATGTTCCCACA harbors:
- a CDS encoding protease pro-enzyme activation domain-containing protein, with translation MKKIISRLWLSITAFLLLQIGFSIDTMGQQVLHGHVPRDIARFGLHPIAQLDSTKHLELTIGLPLRNQQGLFDLLRELYDPTSQNFRHWLSPEQFTGQFGPTQADYQSVIAFAQRNGFTVTNTYPNRMLLDVSATVRDIEKALHVQMLVYKHPIKSRNFYAPDRDPSFDLATPVLSIGGLSDYAFIATRTKTNSPTSQNPSPSTNNGSGPGYGYDSKDFRAAYAPGVSLKGSGQAVGLLQFDGYYASDVSTYESKTGLSAVMLDTVLLDGFDGNVIPYWTGEEEVTLDIEMAIAMAPALSKVIVYETSPYGDVFQHFEHVLNRMATDDAAMQLSCSWGLYPDSVVQVADQSFQQMAAQGQSFFNASGDEDAIINSTWISGGDTVKSYFTFPSSDPYITQVGGTHLTLSAPGGSYVSETVWNTNTYQYYRYAFVGSSGGSSLLYSIPSWQQGVNMSNNQGSTTKRNVPDVALVADSVYEYVDGVDIPDQGGTSCAAPLWAGFTALVNQQLAANGGEYVGFINPSAYWIGANNASLGGFHDIATGNNAWPGSSGKFSAVSGYDLCTGWGTPYGQNLINAITASVWAGTVNISSNFTVPSGVSLLVLPGTHVTFSNGASLIVNGALNVAGTASSPITFDFGSPNSSTQNGITVNGCSSCYPNAYIRYATIEHAYRGVYGNNTVPDIEYCTITANTFGIYLNNASTTLNIPQIDNNSITSNSSDGIIMYNSSPRWVQFNTIKYNGRDGINCVTGSTPYIYCCTMSNNGNQGIDCESNSPAHLSDQYNDPGHNVLRNNSSNGVVASSSNVYMGSSPPGLNSVTGNSSLCVVAVYGSHVSAEYNYWVGHPPAPLYYVDGTSSLDASNPLSSDPNSGRQTDQANAPSLVSVSQRVSPSGTLAATSTTNSQDQSFNADATFMDAGLADAFKSLVSGKFDDAIAQYASKFTLETDSQKRIYELEQLAECYRSANRTDFSGFLVKQVYPGLSTKDPLYAKALELESLFLISAGEYDAAISNYSTLLSNFSNDGVVCRDALFNLGYLYRVELNDNAMSGRYWSQLKAKYPTDNLTWHSEVLSGKIQPTVPNTDVSQNAKVTSPVEFGLLNNFPNPFNPTTRIEYNLPKGGYVTLKVYDILGREVVTLVNENQETGIHFANFDGLRLGSGVYLYHLIAPGINQVKKMSLMK
- a CDS encoding T9SS type A sorting domain-containing protein — translated: MKLNKLCLEMALIAFFQLNFICIESVFAQQDVSVKITQSTLNEAINTMVETRSVNIGDYHHTWWSHGWFLNLDAGSITIGSNNSASISATIVVTNEEPLDFINNTSTHFSVTIYGNFQLQQSGNGYKLFFDPTDVENASSWGDFSFLTNAFIIPGVQLIVSLIGPIELNSGTKLLPSAITSYFTSTIPTLTTVVDPNNPSNSYVQFYYTIAGNKLITIQNNVGGDVSIGNVKVLENGTWNTPLSPYSDWFSPNSSLSFGTSSTAINYSGQNWRLYQWDDQTSASQRTVTIHGDQTFTATFEPAQAVTIQTSLEGAITSASNSLTFLGQTVSSPYSDYAFMPPYRAPISAINPLSLNGNTWSFYNWSDGVTSASRTISLSSPSTLSANYKGHLVSSISTATMGDGCKIAIDNYDVRYAVYASLGSIWFTKTNGSGGWTNEVKLGDGINPAIAVAVQPGGGTYVYVVWEHEEAQGSNNYWMVYSSRSTDGGTTWSTPVNLSGSTPLASLDPQHSSPVIAADQISGNVVVLWSEGGNNFAAQTNPGTGSAPAIFADNSLGTNPQFPSIVCCAEGVYYAAYSTGGSSIRFISLSTPPTSGGMFNGWSAPVVVPNSSSSTTPCIAYEADDDAIGIAWANTSNHTVYYSESTDDGVNWSTTQFTHGSDYLSSPTLMFYTNSNEREILLFQMGSHIGECVRPINSLGSWTQVINLGTGTGPSLPALDPNFGEITFPIATWTTGSAAPYSINFSKFESFSGTISSDTIWSGSVNVSGTVTVNSGVKLTISSGTEVTFASGAGLTVNGTLNAVGTSSSPIMLDRSSSSGTWNGITFNSGSYGTLSYDSIQHATTAVNCSGSLPSINYCTILNNTTGISVSLNGVNGHNLIAHNTIQNNSSYGIAAYRSTFYMDTNKITSNGSSGVYCYNSPSSSYAPILVGNTMSGNPCGLNCYQCPAYLAYVDSNHNGYPLQGHNTLMNCSSCGISAGYGSSVFLGQNSSYGGYNSFKQNPSCDISAVYDGTIWAQINWWNNISPKVSATGTTVYSNYPLTGSDPNASLNSSSSKATPGNLISGNMQQKSPNGVKSVTQGADSSTTDDALGQLLVLGFQGKYDEAIAGYEVIFSQEGNTVRGRYALRKLDECFRSLNRKEQFNAYLNSTVAPLTTPKSDLQALLIEFENETLFDNGNYNAMATNLQGILRDFKGNKETYKHALFDLGFLYLNSLHEVSKAKICFAQLQDAYPNDDLLQFAKYLLNSCDTSQAAASSAVADSSAIISQQMQAGLMSNYPNPFNPTTRIPYNLSKSGHVTLKIYDILGREVATLVNENQEIGIHFANFDGSRLASGVYFYRLTAPGISQVKKMLLTK
- a CDS encoding protease pro-enzyme activation domain-containing protein, whose amino-acid sequence is MHKVTIRFWFLISVFMLCQFGVFINAEAQQVVRGCVPAGILRLGLSPMERLNQTKVLHLAIMLPLRNQDALNTLLRQLYDPTSPNYHQYLTPEQFTSRFGPTRQDYQAVMTFAKENGLTIVGTHSDNMLLDVSGTVTAIEKALNVKLNVYRHPTENRTFFAPDVEPTLNLSVPILHISGLDNYYAPRPRIKNFGRVTNTQNARSGTGSGMGGSFTATDLRAAYLPNVTLNGQGQTVGLVEFDGFNSSDVNAYAYNEGLPYPSLSTVLVDGFNGIPIPWGPFKDSSYMAEVALDIEMVMAMAPNAKITVYEESPDSDNSTATAWDDMLAAMANNTAIKQFSCSWGAPYEGVYNNQGQFLYNPYDQYLQKMISQGQSFFAASGDDDGLYPGQMVFPNDDPYLTDVGGTCLTTSGPGGSYVSESVWNYGEKGSTGGTSSAYAIPYWQEGVSMVQNGGSSNRRNTPDVALTASNIYFYYCHDDTGGGTSFAAPLWAGFAALVNQQAAASGDPPVGFVNPAIYSLGESSFYSSVFHDVTSGNNNLFNAEPGFDLCTGWGSPKGQPIINDLINMTIWGTNGNKTITENSTYTIPSGKVLAIMPGTTVQFTSAAWLTVNGTLIAVGGTDWSDPITFTFPGAGGIYFNGSGANGSILSGIYESQGDVEIYNCSNITVENSMLDTPPNYGIYAYNANGTIQGNIVVNALSSLKFYAASFNCFQNQVYRNKSQGSSAGVVCQGGSGGNFWQNDIRNFRYGVEAVSSSSPWLYWNPFNPPYMNNRITGCYYGVYATGSSWPSLGGPESDEGFNSLYGNTWNIYFTSGPPALSAYQNYWGVYPNPSGTFMLGSGSSVIYTNPLPTDPWTGIPLPSVQSKGVANASTSESVSSANSLDRTLTATNSESVSSSPVDPLLQGVELRANGKFNEAKDFFMSYLDRHPENQAAYVDLYNCANSETTPDLIRYFKSLSRQAGNEQVILLSYLYLKQGQIDSAKGVNSDIITYNPNTSLAARAELNAFYIALYNENNPSSASTILKQIESQASLLTPLELSDAQTALKNYVDPKTGTMPNFQSTEELDPVELQANELGQNYPNPFNPTTKIAYDLSKGGYVTLKVYDVLGREVAKLVNEDQGIGIHFANFDGSRFASGVYFYRLTAPGINQVKKMLLTK